A stretch of the Zeugodacus cucurbitae isolate PBARC_wt_2022May chromosome 6, idZeuCucr1.2, whole genome shotgun sequence genome encodes the following:
- the Fam214a_5 gene encoding protein Atossa: MIPTTVSSSTSTATVSGATGNNHSTSNNGQVNMLLSTTPTANTVSSTATTPPAAQSPSVLLGLASLILEGRALADDEYQPQIMRSTAPVSDTSGLSGSGHGGHSIGSGTVSSVGNHLHNYNTSGLLAKTSYGISGSGVGGAAVGGGRQSPTSRPSTSRAAAGFGVGVVGSGHVINITTNPYAFNNSGVSAAHVRDASPLYIDPYSANSSGSASSSAESTHQRWTQKLCQLRQVSPAANLSTTYEQPVAVEAREPELVALAINESGANERGDFEIVRRSLLNRTNLNAMCSATSVTATGGSSAGAGSASSSPGSGSDNFLLSLQSLATTCLRSGSPSIEPNHSGMSANSATGTPNSYRFATLSSPPPPQSMYIYRATTPTASASATAHRFLEQPGSGSSCGSGVQSPRPHWPTVVDNLHTKERYMRHASATSGMNFGSGRIPIPGTAVNTTTASVAVAAAATINHTTKVTPTTAATTTTTASKHPQQGPHCDQFLRKMGLAKGEAAEAEDHFCDMSYVNITCSRWRAYCHKMEAIIGRGEPVCIEVYLGPVNHKMLLEQWIITQKEKVPPPTMTLPSLCSAIRSQLYFSQISAWCDLIKKSDKTIYDTGRIIFHTPTGAAGDLATPVGSANNAGSNITPGTSPNSHTLNNQLNNALSVNRRPRLNIFYRIKSFDSTACFNSKPNVHNFPNVNVSENCSISVCLKSLPRINGGIPKIGTLMLSTPGTTMATPTPTTTTTATTAVSTTMPVMATTKATATKTKTTKTAAASTTATIGCDMSNSKPRVAAIAEATQWLATPNGSGNINSAELTSFRNGNSCAAGVKSEETPRSSRPSRCVIATAAPTSATSSASINLHSNSSSNNSMCNATAVSNGTSCGSGSSKPRNDCDDPQDSNMQCSRANCAPPHKCVFFIDEDELLPVDEADGEAYCDEDDNTSDAANSTGDSITNTSGFCAGANMSHREKQLMKYRKRMLKRDKKHHHHHQRKPLSNSVDATCEQEATHEVQRAQVEEHDEANCCQPMEEGDEDDAAVHCSNTMTTLLSRTSTRIEMISTGTQTPLSCCRQCGCEKTLVCMRCNSGSMREEPAINEPTEPDVDDMDDSTASSLSSSEIIHTPRNKAELLLQAIQRTPKVAAAKHKKEQPRKLCGGKLQNNNHLSGVSTTHVNVGAKSSGSSLHENPLAGCQVCKRQKTQHNFGTSNGEEATASTNEHLADEAENADIGDDTDDDGGKQLEDIKFVAESAEDIQLPVTPLTALPTHTQIMEEESFLSSTKLTPQIDRCTLSSATNAARYPPLTRGDHACGDQNVECSDRSENRTPPAITNIMDDERFDESQFKTPTTTATCGANSPQLQTQQRQQGTHKAFQHKQTPKPNLLQLHCNYHSNVNASSNQAVGAAGDGFAVVRANNNDVVTANKPHKQPQPHNALLLRKGLPKVNLTPIFCNPMPSPTGASLTSSHSSPIPIHGATNDITFCFEPTMLHRSGNQLQLHHQLMHSSSGNVSASPLTTEVNNIPVQKSYSAPTLPNSPSLSPRFAKQAAIYKRRSRHLSDRSDRSSLGSDEQFSDEDLESAGMYSPATSPLKQSARVAAAFGRQPLLGNLEESLLQKRLMPKVEVMGFTVLLGASGGFCPTQLTIPAASYFYELRGESLSTPYVCEIRLPRKGYSVPRAGNVQATLLNPMGTVVRMFVIPYDMRDMPPLHQTFIRQRILAEASTHEATTQNVQSSSTSTKMEQQPYTNGYGGGSGRGAGGDDNLNINNNNSECYQNNNRNNNGNNNNNAKNKYRLSPSGGLHGESNLGHFISAENMKRLRYSIHLRFQTSRSGRLSLHTDIRLLISRRTDCDTAAAHAKGVLEAPNDLVTDTVMPTNPKYSARQDQSSSTSNSNGNGSGSGSSNLNVIATTVGATNSTTVTTNNHNGSGSNKI, translated from the exons ATGATACCAACCACAGTCAGTAGTTCCACATCCACCGCTACAGTTAGCGGTGCCACCGGCAATAACCACAGTACAAGTAACAATGGACAGGTGAATATGTTGTTGTCAACGACGCCAACTGCCAATACAGTGTCGTCCACTGCCACCACACCACCTGCTGCCCAATCGCCGTCGGTTTTATTAGGACTAGCCTCCTTAATATTGGAGGGACGCGCTTTAGCCGACGATGAATATCAACCACAAATTATGCGTAGCACTGCCCCAGTCAGTGATACCAGCGGCCTTAGTGGGAGTGGGCATGGTGGACATAGTATCGGCAGTGGCACAGTCAGTAGTGTTGGCAATCATTTACATAATTACAACACCAGCGGTCTGCTTGCCAAGACTTCGTATGGCATTAGTGGGAGTGGTGTTGGCGGCGCTGCTGTCGGCGGAGGACGTCAATCGCCTACATCTCGCCCATCGACATCTCGTGCTGCCGCCGGCTTTGGTGTCGGTGTTGTTGGTAGTGGACATGTGATCAATATAACAACGAATCCATATGCCTTTAACAATAGTGGAGTGAGCGCTGCACACGTACGTGACGCGTCGCCACTCTACATTGATCCGTACAGTGCAAACAGTTCGGGATCTGCATCCTCATCGGCGGAGAGCACACATCAACGTTGGACACAGAAATTGTGCCAGCTGCGACAGGTTTCGCCAGCCGCTAACCTCAGTACGACCTACGAACAACCCGTGGCGGTAGAGGCACGTGAGCCCGAGCTCGTCGCGCTGGCTATCAATGAGTCCGGTGCTAATGAACGCGGAGATTTCGAGATCGTACGTCGCAGTCTACTAAATCGCACAAATTTGAATGCAATGTGCAGCGCGACATCCGTGACAGCAACCGGTGGTAGCAGCGCCGGTGCAGGCAGCGCCAGCTCTTCACCGGGTTCGGGCTCAGATAATTTTCTGCTTTCGCTGCAATCGTTGGCGACAACCTGTCTGCGCAGTGGCAGCCCCTCAATAGAGCCTAATCATAGTGGTATGAGCGCGAATAGTGCTACTGGCACGCCAAATAGCTATCGTTTTGCGACACTCTCCTCCCCACCGCCACCACAGTCAATGTATATTTACCGTGCCACCACACCGACCGCCTCAGCCTCAGCCACAGCACATCGCTTTCTCGAACAACCTGGTTCGGGCAGCAGTTGTGGCAGTGGCGTACAATCGCCACGCCCGCATTGGCCAACGGTTGTGGATAACTTGCATACAAAAGAGCGTTATATGCGACATGCGTCGGCAACAAGCGGCATGAATTTCGGCTCTGGACGCATACCAATCCCGGGCACAGCGGTGAATACAACAACTGCGTCGGTGGCAGTGGCTGCTGCAGCAACAATAAATCACACAACGAAAGTGACGCCGACGAcggcagcgacaacaacaacaacagcgtccAAGCACCCGCAACAGGGACCGCACTGTGATCAATTCCTCAGGAAGATGGGCCTGGCGAAGGGGGAGGCCGCTGAAGCTGAGGATCATTTCTGTGATATGTCATACGTAAATATAACt TGCTCCCGCTGGCGAGCGTACTGCCATAAAATGGAGGCGATTATCGGACGTGGCGAACCGGTTTGCATAGAAGTTTACCTAGGACCGGTGAACCATAAAATGCTACTCGAACAATGGATCATTacacaaaaagaaaa AGTTCCACCGCCCACCATGACGCTACCGTCACTCTGCAGTGCAATACGCAGCCAATTGTATTTTTCCCAAATCAGTGCCTGGTGTGATCTGATCaagaaatcggataaaactATATATGACACGGGTCGTATAATTTTTCACACACCCACAGGAGCTGCTGGTGATCTGGCCACACCGGTGGGCAGCGCCAACAACGCTGGCAGCAACATCACACCGGGCACATCGCCGAATTCACATACGCTTAATAATCAGCTCAATAATGCGCTGTCGGTGAATCGACGACCACGCCTTAATATATTCTACCGCATCAAGTCATTCGACTCCACTGCCTGCTTTAATTCAAAACCGAATGTACACAATTTTCCGAATGTCAATGTTTCGGAGAATTGTAGCATATCGGTTTGTCTCAAGAGTCTTCCACGCATCAACGGCGGCATACCGAAAATCGGTACACTTATGTTGTCCACACCGGGGACAACAAtggcaacaccaacaccaacaacaacgacaacagctACAACTGCCGTATCAACAACAATGCCAGTAATGGCAACAACCAAAGCAACAGcaactaaaactaaaacaacaaaaacagctgcGGCGTCCACAACAGCCACAATAGGTTGTGACATGTCCAACTCAAAGCCACGTGTGGCAGCTATAGCCGAGGCAACGCAATGGCTTGCAACACCAAATGGCAGCGGCAATATCAATAGCGCTGAACTAACCTCATTTCGCAATGGCAACAGCTGTGCTGCTGGTGTAAAATCGGAGGAGACGCCACGCAGCAGTCGTCCGAGTAGATGTGTCATCGCTACGGCTGCACCGACTTCAGCAACGAGCTCTGCCAGCATAAATTTACATTCAAACAGCAGCTCCAACAACTCAATGTGTAACGCTACAGCCGTCTCGAACGGTACCAGTTGTGGCAGCGGCAGCTCCAAGCCCCGAAACGACTGTGATGACCCACAGGACAGCAACATGCAATGCAGCCGCGCCAACTGTGCACCGCCACACAAATGTGTATTTTTCATTGACGAGGATGAGCTACTGCCAGTCGATGAGGCTGACGGCGAGGCGTACTGCGATGAGGATGATAACACTAGCGATGCCGCGAACAGCACTGGCGATAGCATAACCAACACAAGCGGTTTCTGCGCAGGCGCCAATATGTCGCATCGTGAGAAGCAGCTGATGAAGTACCGCAAGCGAATGTTGAAACGCGACAAgaagcatcatcatcatcatcaacgcaAGCCGCTATCCAACAGCGTGGATGCAACGTGCGAACAGGAAGCCACACACGAGGTACAACGTGCACAAGTAGAAGAGCACGATGAAGCGAACTGCTGCCAGCCGATGGAGGAGGGCGATGAGGACGATGCTGCCGTGCATTGCAGCAACACAATGACAACGTTGCTCTCGCGCACCAGCACGCGCATCGAAATGATCTCGACGGGCACACAGACACCCCTGAGTTGTTGTCGTCAATGTGGCTGCGAGAAGACGCTCGTCTGCATGCGTTGCAATAGTGGCAGCATGCGCGAAGAGCCAGCCATAAATGAACCCACCGAACCGGATGTTGACGATATGGACGACTCGACAGCGTCCAGCCTTAGCAGCAGCGAAATCATACACACGCCACGCAACAAGGCCGAATTGCTGTTGCAAGCCATACAGCGCACGCCCAAAGTGGCCGCCGCCAAGCACAAGAAGGAGCAACCGCGCAAACTGTGCGGTGGCAAATTACAGAACAACAATCACCTCAGCGGTGTCAGCACGACGCATGTCAATGTGGGCGCCAAGAGCAGTGGCAGTAGCTTGCATGAGAATCCACTGGCTGGTTGTCAAGTTTGCAAGCGGCAGAAGACACAGCATAACTTCGGCACTAGCAATGGTGAAGAAGCAACTGCCAGCACAAATGAGCATTTAGCTGATGAAGCTGAGAATGCAGATATTGGCGATGACACCGATGACGATGGTGGGAAGCAGCTTGAAGATATCAAATTCGTTGCGGAAAGCGCCGAGGATATTCAACTGCCGGTGACgccactaacagcgttgccaaCGCACACACAAATTATGGAAGAG GAATCCTTTTTGTCATCCACCAAACTGACTCCACAAATCGACCGTTGCACGCTCTCCAGCGCCACAAACGCTGCACGTTATCCACCACTGACGAGAGGCGATCATGCCTGTGGTGATCAGAACGTCGAGTGCAGCGATCGCAGTGAGAATCGCACGCCACCGGCCATCACTAACATAATGGATGACGAACGCTTCGATGAATCACAGTTTAAAACACCCACTACCACAGCGACTTGCGGCGCTAATTCACCACAGCTGCAGACGCAACAGCGCCAGCAGGGCACACACAAGGCATTTCAGCATAAGCAGACACCTAAACCCAATCTCCTGCAATTGCACTGCAATTATCACAGCAATGTGAATGCTAGCAGCAATCAGGCGGTTGGCGCTGCCGGCGATGGTTTTGCTGTCGTGCGCGCCAACAACAATGATGTGGTCACAGCAAACAAGCCGCACAAGCAGCCGCAACCACATAATGCGCTACTCCTGCGCAAAGGACTACCCAAAGTGAACCTCACACCAATCTTCTGCAATCCGATGCCATCGCCCACCGGCGCCAGCCTCACAAGCAGCCACTCATCGCCAATACCCATTCATGGTGCTACAAATGATATTACATTTTGCTTTGAGCCGACAATGCTGCATCGCAGCGGCAATCAGTTGCAGTTGCATCATCAGCTTATGCATTCCAGCAGCGGAAATGTTAGTGCCTCACCACTCACCACCGAAGTCAATAATATACCTGTACAAAAGTCATACTCGGCACCCACGCTACCCAATTCGCCGTCACTGTCGCCGCGTTTCGCCAAACAGGCGGCGATCTATAAGCGGCGCTCACGTCATTTATCCGATCGCTCGGATCGTTCGTCGCTCGGTTCGGATGAGCAATTCTCCGATGAGGATTTGGAAAGTGCTGGCATGTATAGCCCAGCTACATCACCGCTGAAACAGAGCGCACGCGTCGCGGCTGCTTTTGGTCGCCAACCGTTGTTGGGCAATCTGGAAGAGTCGCTGTTGCAAAAGCGCCTAATGCCCAAGGTGGAAGTGATGGGTTTTACGGTATTGTTGGGCGCATCGGGTGGCTTCTGTCCCACACAGCTGACAATACCGGCCGCTTCATATTTCTACGAACTGCGTGGCGAGTCGCTGAGTACGCCTTATGTG TGCGAAATACGTCTGCCACGTAAGGGTTACTCGGTACCACGCGCTGGCAATGTACAAGCCACTCTGCTGAATCCGATGGGCACAGTGGTGCGTATGTTCGTGATACCGTACGATATGCGCGACATGCCGCCACTGCATCAAACCTTCATCAGACAACGTATATTGGCCGAGGCCAGTACGCATGAAGCGACGACGCAGAATGTACAGAGCAGCAGCACGTCGACGAAAATGGAGCAGCAACCATACACAAACGGCTATGGCGGCGGCAGTGGACGCGGTGCTGGTGGTGATGATAATTtgaacataaacaacaacaacagcgagtgctatcaaaataataataggaataataacggtaataacaacaataatgccaAAAACAAATATCGCCTCTCACCAAGCGGCGGCCTGCACGGCGAAAGCAATCTCGGACACTTCATATCAGCAGAGAATATGAAACGCCTACGTTATTCCATACATTTAAG ATTCCAAACGTCGCGCTCGGGTCGCCTCTCACTGCACACCGATATACGCTTGTTGATCTCACGCCGCACCGATTGTGATACGGCAGCGGCACATGCTAAGGGCGTTTTGGAGGCGCCCAATGATCTCGTCACCGACACCGTTATGCCAACAAATCCCAAATATAGCGCACGGCAAGACCAAAGCAGCTCCACCAGTAATAGTAACGGCAACGGCAGTGGCAGCGGCAGTAGCAATTTGAATGTCATCGCCACAACGGTTGGCGCAACAAATAGTACAACAGTAACAACTAACAACCATAACGGTAGCGGCAGCAATAAGATTTAG